From Synoicihabitans lomoniglobus, the proteins below share one genomic window:
- a CDS encoding DUF5069 domain-containing protein, which yields MSETTVASLALDLTTTFPRSPRETLGGYVHAGRMLDKCRAVVAGTNGEFHYNCPLDGFLFEFTGIDHEAFKAFVATGADDTAVATWINENSQVKDPEAVVQWNNKMRDMRLSDMPVPLQMFLEGYIPQYIPAGKIVRVWFDVYDMEEGRL from the coding sequence ATGTCCGAAACCACCGTCGCTTCTCTCGCCCTCGATCTCACCACCACGTTTCCGCGCAGCCCGCGCGAGACCCTCGGCGGCTACGTGCATGCCGGCCGCATGCTCGACAAGTGCCGCGCCGTCGTCGCCGGCACCAACGGCGAGTTCCACTACAACTGCCCGCTCGACGGTTTCCTCTTCGAGTTCACGGGCATCGATCACGAAGCCTTCAAAGCCTTTGTGGCCACCGGCGCCGATGACACCGCCGTGGCAACGTGGATCAACGAAAACTCTCAGGTGAAAGACCCCGAGGCCGTCGTCCAATGGAACAACAAGATGCGCGACATGCGCCTCAGCGACATGCCCGTGCCTTTGCAGATGTTCCTCGAAGGCTACATCCCGCAATACATTCCCGCCGGCAAAATCGTGCGCGTCTGGTTCGACGTCTACGACATGGAGGAAGGCCGCCTCTAA
- a CDS encoding low molecular weight phosphatase family protein — protein MVSPATPEVLFICTGNYYRSRFSEAWFNHLAQRDGSPWRAFSRGVDIDLAPPGLSPHTHEYLKRRRVSLNLTTTERARLTTADLERATRRIALKEAEHRAYIQRDFPAWEDRVEFWHFHDLDVATAAEMLPTLEQHVTEFYHAVTKEER, from the coding sequence ATGGTATCCCCCGCGACTCCCGAGGTCCTCTTCATCTGCACCGGCAACTACTATCGCAGTCGCTTCTCGGAGGCGTGGTTCAACCACCTCGCCCAGCGCGATGGTTCCCCGTGGCGGGCATTCTCCCGTGGGGTTGATATTGACTTGGCCCCTCCAGGTCTTTCGCCCCACACGCACGAATACCTCAAACGACGCCGGGTCTCTCTCAACCTGACCACCACCGAACGTGCTCGCCTCACGACGGCGGACTTGGAACGCGCCACGCGACGCATCGCCCTGAAGGAAGCCGAACACCGCGCCTACATTCAACGTGACTTCCCGGCTTGGGAAGACCGGGTGGAGTTCTGGCACTTTCACGATCTCGATGTGGCGACAGCCGCGGAGATGCTGCCCACGCTGGAGCAACATGTGACCGAGTTCTACCACGCAGTGACGAAGGAAGAACGGTAG
- a CDS encoding FAD-dependent oxidoreductase, translating to MSAIAPLQIVIVGGVAAGASAAARARRLDEFAHITLLERGPDVSFANCGLPYYIGGEIGDRAALAVQTPTTLKQLLNIEVRTSTAAITIDRSNKRVQVQSIADGTIAWLPYDKLVLAPGAQPLRPPLPGIDDPRLHTLRNLGDMDRIKAAATAHVTVIGAGFIGLEMAEQFRHAGKDVTLVELQPQVLPQLDQAMTGLLEDELRRHDITLILGDGIASFHDADGRLGCTLASGRVVTTDLAVLALGVRPDTTLARDAGLVLGPRGHIKVDTFMRTSDPDIYAGGDAVEVEDFVTGEACAVPLGGPANRQGRLAADHIIRPAQTKPFPGVLGTAIVRVFEVTAGLTGWTEKRLKAAHRDYRVVTVNDNHHAGYYPGAQPLQLKLLWAPDSGRILGAQVTGLAGVDKRLDVIATAIMGGLTIDDLAQLELAYAPPFGAAKDIINLAAFTAVNARDGLVTPVDRIPDDPAVQVVDVRPPPLVAAHPLPREGIINIPFGQLRDRAGELDTSRPVVTVCALGKTSYFAARILAQRGFEVRSLTGGIRAHFDPRSPAKLPTP from the coding sequence ATGTCCGCAATCGCTCCTCTCCAAATCGTCATTGTCGGCGGCGTTGCCGCCGGGGCCTCCGCCGCCGCCCGGGCTCGCCGGCTCGACGAGTTCGCTCACATCACGCTGCTCGAACGCGGTCCGGATGTCTCGTTCGCCAATTGCGGCCTGCCTTACTACATCGGCGGAGAAATCGGCGATCGCGCGGCCCTCGCCGTGCAAACCCCGACCACGTTGAAGCAGCTGCTCAACATCGAGGTGCGCACGTCGACAGCAGCCATCACCATCGATCGATCCAACAAACGCGTGCAGGTGCAATCCATCGCCGACGGCACCATCGCGTGGCTGCCCTACGACAAGCTCGTGCTCGCTCCCGGCGCGCAACCGCTGCGGCCACCACTCCCCGGCATCGATGATCCCCGCCTGCACACGCTTCGCAATCTTGGCGACATGGACCGCATCAAAGCCGCCGCCACCGCCCACGTCACGGTCATCGGAGCCGGCTTCATCGGCTTGGAAATGGCGGAACAGTTTCGCCACGCCGGCAAGGACGTCACGTTGGTGGAGCTTCAGCCGCAGGTGCTCCCGCAGCTCGACCAAGCCATGACCGGCCTGCTGGAGGACGAACTGCGTCGCCACGACATCACCCTCATTCTCGGCGACGGCATTGCCTCCTTCCACGACGCCGACGGCCGCCTCGGCTGCACCCTCGCCTCCGGACGCGTCGTCACCACCGATCTCGCGGTGCTCGCTCTCGGCGTGCGCCCCGACACCACCCTCGCCCGCGACGCGGGCCTGGTGCTCGGCCCACGCGGTCACATTAAAGTGGATACGTTTATGCGCACCAGCGATCCCGACATCTACGCCGGCGGTGACGCCGTCGAAGTGGAGGACTTCGTTACGGGTGAAGCGTGCGCCGTGCCTCTCGGCGGTCCCGCCAACCGCCAAGGTCGTCTCGCGGCCGATCACATCATACGGCCCGCTCAAACCAAACCCTTTCCCGGCGTTCTCGGCACCGCCATCGTGCGCGTCTTCGAAGTAACCGCCGGACTTACCGGCTGGACGGAAAAGCGCCTCAAGGCGGCTCACCGCGACTACCGCGTCGTGACCGTCAACGACAACCACCACGCCGGCTACTACCCCGGCGCCCAGCCTCTGCAACTGAAGCTCCTCTGGGCACCTGACAGCGGTCGCATTCTTGGCGCTCAAGTCACCGGCCTGGCTGGCGTCGACAAGCGTCTTGATGTCATCGCCACCGCCATCATGGGCGGTCTCACCATCGACGACTTGGCTCAACTCGAACTCGCCTACGCCCCTCCGTTTGGCGCGGCCAAGGACATCATCAATCTCGCCGCGTTCACCGCCGTGAATGCCCGCGATGGTCTCGTCACGCCGGTCGATCGCATTCCCGACGACCCCGCCGTGCAAGTAGTCGATGTGCGTCCACCTCCCTTGGTGGCGGCCCACCCGCTGCCCCGCGAGGGCATCATCAATATTCCCTTCGGCCAGCTGCGCGATCGTGCAGGTGAACTGGATACATCGCGCCCGGTCGTCACCGTGTGTGCGCTGGGCAAAACATCCTACTTTGCCGCGCGCATTCTCGCCCAGCGCGGATTTGAGGTCAGATCGCTCACCGGCGGCATTCGCGCCCATTTCGATCCCCGCAGCCCGGCCAAGCTGCCGACGCCGTGA
- a CDS encoding NifB/NifX family molybdenum-iron cluster-binding protein translates to MKIAIACNQSRLSGEVAPKFGRAPFYMIYDTENAGLSKLAKGPRKTMPPDGGLNVAVTLMETEIGAVIAGEFGDHVAHFFRGANVKLARAPGVGGSRALDDFLNGRLPSA, encoded by the coding sequence ATGAAGATCGCGATTGCCTGTAACCAGAGCCGGTTGTCCGGCGAGGTGGCTCCCAAATTTGGCCGAGCACCGTTTTACATGATCTACGATACGGAGAATGCCGGATTGTCCAAATTGGCCAAAGGACCAAGAAAAACGATGCCGCCCGACGGCGGGTTGAACGTGGCGGTGACGCTGATGGAAACCGAAATCGGTGCGGTGATTGCAGGTGAGTTTGGTGATCACGTGGCCCATTTTTTCCGCGGGGCGAATGTCAAATTGGCACGCGCGCCCGGGGTGGGTGGTTCGCGGGCGCTCGACGACTTTTTGAACGGTCGATTGCCGAGCGCTTAG